Proteins co-encoded in one Campylobacter jejuni genomic window:
- a CDS encoding isochorismatase family cysteine hydrolase, producing the protein MKKAFVLVDYQNDFIDGSLGFDKALKIKENILKALNQIDFNNTHLLLTYDTHDEHYLQSKEGLNLPVKHCIKESLGWQMPKEFEPFLQKAHKIFYKNTFGSLELANFIQKSDYEELHFAGLVSHICVFCNIILAFGAKPNARIILHQNLSASFDKNLEKSAFDLLRAYGIEIV; encoded by the coding sequence ATGAAAAAAGCTTTTGTTTTAGTGGATTATCAAAATGATTTTATTGATGGAAGTTTAGGTTTTGATAAGGCTTTAAAGATCAAAGAAAATATTCTTAAAGCCTTAAATCAAATCGATTTTAATAACACGCATTTGCTTTTAACCTATGATACGCATGATGAGCATTATCTACAAAGTAAAGAAGGTTTAAATTTACCTGTAAAACATTGCATTAAAGAGAGTTTGGGTTGGCAAATGCCAAAGGAATTTGAACCTTTTTTACAAAAAGCTCATAAAATTTTTTATAAAAATACTTTTGGTAGCTTAGAATTAGCTAATTTCATACAAAAAAGTGATTATGAAGAACTTCATTTTGCAGGGCTTGTTTCTCATATTTGTGTGTTTTGTAATATCATTTTAGCTTTTGGTGCTAAGCCTAATGCAAGGATAATTTTACACCAAAATTTAAGTGCAAGTTTTGATAAAAATTTAGAAAAATCTGCTTTTGATCTACTTAGAGCTTATGGTATTGAAATTGTTTAA
- the ybeY gene encoding rRNA maturation RNase YbeY, with product MILSDEKCDFLEPIASFLSSKHVELVFVESKEMQEINLEQRKQDKTTDVLSFPLENIDESLPLGSVVINVDLAKEKAKELGHSYEEEISLLFIHAMLHLLGFDHENDNGEMREKEKELIEHFNLPKSLIVRTLEG from the coding sequence ATGATATTAAGTGATGAAAAATGTGATTTTTTAGAACCTATAGCAAGTTTTTTAAGCTCTAAGCATGTGGAGCTTGTTTTTGTAGAAAGTAAGGAAATGCAAGAAATTAACTTAGAGCAAAGAAAGCAAGATAAAACCACTGACGTGCTTTCTTTTCCGCTTGAAAATATCGATGAGAGTTTGCCTTTGGGTTCTGTTGTGATCAATGTGGATTTGGCAAAAGAAAAGGCTAAAGAATTAGGGCATAGCTATGAAGAAGAAATAAGCTTGCTTTTTATACATGCTATGCTTCATTTACTAGGCTTTGATCATGAAAATGATAATGGAGAAATGAGAGAAAAAGAGAAAGAACTTATAGAGCATTTTAATTTGCCCAAAAGTTTGATTGTAAGGACTTTAGAAGGTTGA
- the recO gene encoding recombination protein RecO, translating to MQGFILHTQKVKDEDLIVYILSPKMLIKVYRFYGLRHSSILSGYKIDFALEENPSFLPRLKDVLHLGFLWIMQRDKMLIWQEFIRLLYRHLKDVEELDSFYFDLLQECVKRFEKQNPKRVIVDAYLKILEFEGRLHKDFFCFACDEKIQNSITLLRAFLPSHSQCALGFEFEEKKLKQFYSSKNCAIFDDEEIENLYHLIKEGL from the coding sequence ATGCAAGGCTTTATACTCCATACTCAAAAAGTTAAAGATGAGGATTTGATCGTTTATATTTTAAGTCCTAAAATGCTTATTAAGGTTTATCGTTTTTATGGACTTAGACATTCTAGTATTTTAAGCGGTTATAAAATCGATTTTGCTTTAGAAGAAAATCCTAGTTTTTTGCCAAGACTTAAAGATGTGTTGCATTTAGGATTTTTATGGATCATGCAAAGGGATAAAATGCTTATTTGGCAAGAATTTATCCGTCTTTTATATAGACACTTAAAAGATGTAGAAGAGCTTGATAGTTTTTATTTTGATTTACTTCAAGAGTGTGTGAAAAGATTTGAAAAACAAAATCCAAAGCGTGTCATTGTCGATGCTTATTTAAAAATTTTGGAATTTGAAGGAAGATTGCATAAAGATTTTTTTTGTTTTGCCTGTGATGAGAAAATTCAAAATTCCATTACACTGTTAAGGGCTTTTTTACCTTCGCATTCTCAATGCGCTTTAGGATTTGAGTTTGAAGAGAAAAAACTAAAACAATTTTATAGCAGTAAAAATTGTGCGATTTTTGATGATGAAGAAATAGAAAATTTATACCATTTGATTAAGGAAGGTTTATGA